In Primulina eburnea isolate SZY01 chromosome 5, ASM2296580v1, whole genome shotgun sequence, a single window of DNA contains:
- the LOC140831999 gene encoding enhancer of rudimentary homolog isoform X1, whose protein sequence is MGLDLYWTHTGLKIPIISCTQTLQLNCSTKMSNRHTIILMQTSQHRATRTFMDYDSISQAMDGICGIYERKLKELYPAIRNITYDISELYNFIDGLADLSALVYDHSVQAYLPYDRQWIKQRTLQHLKKLAQ, encoded by the exons ATGGGCCTCGACCTATATTGGACCCACACAGGCCTTAAAATCCCAATTATTAGCTGCACGCAAACCCTGCAGCTGAATTGTTCCACCAAAATG TCGAACAGGCATACCATTATTCTCATGCAAACATCTCAGCATAGAGCAACTCGGACTTTCATGGACTATGACTCCATCAGTCAAGCAATGGATG GGATTTGTGGAATATATGAAAGAAAACTCAAGGAACTGTATCCAGCCATAAGAAACATAACTTATGACATTTCAGAACTTTACAATTTTATTGATGGGCTTGCTGATCTGAGTGCATTAGT CTATGATCACTCAGTTCAGGCTTACCTACCTTATGATCGGCAGTGGATAAAGCAGAGGACATTACAGCACttaaagaagttggctcaatgA
- the LOC140831999 gene encoding enhancer of rudimentary homolog isoform X3, producing the protein MSNRHTIILMQTSQHRATRTFMDYDSISQAMDGICGIYERKLKELYPAIRNITYDISELYNFIDGLADLSALVYDHSVQAYLPYDRQWIKQRTLQHLKKLAQ; encoded by the exons ATG TCGAACAGGCATACCATTATTCTCATGCAAACATCTCAGCATAGAGCAACTCGGACTTTCATGGACTATGACTCCATCAGTCAAGCAATGGATG GGATTTGTGGAATATATGAAAGAAAACTCAAGGAACTGTATCCAGCCATAAGAAACATAACTTATGACATTTCAGAACTTTACAATTTTATTGATGGGCTTGCTGATCTGAGTGCATTAGT CTATGATCACTCAGTTCAGGCTTACCTACCTTATGATCGGCAGTGGATAAAGCAGAGGACATTACAGCACttaaagaagttggctcaatgA
- the LOC140831997 gene encoding ubiquitin C-terminal hydrolase 22: MGMSARNASYTTPKPCQHLVDYKLKYGLRNYSLVQDLFKFTTCGRTMMDKSKSEVPKCKVCSGCNGRFFMCLICSSTTCCVDPESNHALLHSESNGGHEIAVDMERAELYCFVCCDQVYDPEFDRAVVCNQMTRFPRSENGVVGSVDLRLSKRKRLEMVADLDFKNVKRLVSKRKQSSKSCFPLGLRGLNNLGNTCFMNSVLQALLHAPPLRNYFLNDRHNSESCRRSSVNQSCLPCDIDAIFCAVFSGDRTPFSPAKFLYSWWQHSKNQACYEQQDAHEFFISMLDRIHEKLGRANLENKENVDCQCIAHRVFSGILRSDVTCTSCGFTSSTYDPCVDISLELNTNISYATDLIISKPGKPNKTNVSSTLAGCFDLFTRPEKLGSKLFCENCHEKQDAMKQMSVKKLPLVLCLHIKRFAHSHIQKMSRKIDHHLQFPFSFDMKPYLSSSIVKQRFGNRIFPFEGDESDIPTEFEIFAVVTHSGMLESGHFVAYLRLKNQWYKCDDAWITEVDEGIVRASQCYLVFYVQKGLYHRGSEDLSCQPLSPLTDPFVPIAGCC; this comes from the exons ATGGGTATGTCAGCAAGAAATGCTTCTTACACTACTCCTAAGCCATGCCAACACCTCGTGGATTACAAGCTGAAATATGGCTTGAGGAACTATAGTTTGGTACAAGATTTATTCAAATTTACCACGTGTGGCAGAACAATGATGGATAAATCCAAATCAGAGGTGCCCAAATGTAAAGTTTGCTCTGGTTGTAACGGAAGATTCTTTATGTGTTTGATCTGTTCCTCAACGACATGCTGTGTAGATCCTGAATCAAATCACGCCCTTCTGCACAGTGAATCTAATGGTGGCCATGAGATTGCTGTGGACATGGAAAGGGCTGAGCTTTATTGTTTTGTGTGCTGTGATCAGGTGTATGATCCAGAATTTGACAGGGCTGTGGTGTGTAATCAAATGACGAGGTTCCCACGAAGTGAAAATGGGGTTGTGGGGAGCGTTGATTTGAGGCTGAGTAAAAGGAAAAGATTGGAAATGGTGGCtgatttggattttaaaaatGTGAAAAGATTGGTGTCGAAGAGAAAACAAAGCTCCAAATCTTGTTTCCCATTGGGATTGCGAGGTTTAAATAACCTTGGAAATACATGTTTTATGAACTCGGTGTTGCAGGCATTGCTTCACGCACCACCATTGAGGAATTACTTTCTCAATGATAGGCACAACAGCGAGAGCTGCAGGAGAAGTTCAGTGAATCAATCGTGCTTGCCTTGTGATATCGATGCCATTTTTTGTGCTGTTTTTTCGGGTGATCGGACGCCATTCAGTCCAGCTAAGTTTCTTTATAG CTGGTGGCAGCACTCAAAAAACCAAGCTTGCTATGAGCAGCAAGACGCACATGAATTCTTTATTTCAATGCTTGACAGAATCCATGAGAAATTAGGGAGAGCTAATCTGGAAAACAAAG AAAATGTGGATTGCCAGTGTATTGCTCATCGGGTTTTCTCCGGTATACTGAGGTCCGATGTCACCTGTACATCCTGTGGGTTTACATCCTCAACTTATGATCCATGCGTGGACATATCTCTGGAGTTGAACACGAACATTTCTTATGCAACTGATCTCATAATTAGTAAGCCAGGCAAGCCAAACAAGACCAATGTGTCGTCCACGCTTGCCGGATGCTTCGACCTTTTTACTAGACCGGAGAAGTTGGGGTCAAAACTgttctgtgaaaattgtcacgAAAAGCAGGATGCAATGAAGCAAATGTCTGTAAAAAAGCTCCCACTGGTTTTGTGCTTGCATATCAAGCGATTTGCCCACTCTCATATTCAGAAAATGTCAAGAAAAATCGACCACCATTTGCAATTCCCTTTCTCCTTTGATATGAAGCCATATCTATCCTCTTCTATCGTCAAACAAAGATTTGGCAATAGAATCTTTCCGTTTGAGGGTGACGAATCAGACATTCCTAccgagtttgagatttttgctGTGGTTACTCATTCAGGGATGTTGGAATCAGGCCATTTTGTAGCTTATTTACGTCTGAAAAACCAGTGGTACAAATGTGATGATGCTTGGATAACAGAGGTGGATGAAGGTATCGTTAGAGCCTCGCAATGCTACTTGGTTTTCTACGTGCAAAAAGGTCTATACCACAGAGGGAGCGAGGATCTGAGTTGCCAACCCCTATCGCCACTGACCGACCCTTTTGTTCCTATTGCTGGCTGTTGCTAG
- the LOC140831538 gene encoding probable steroid-binding protein 3, whose amino-acid sequence MEFTPQQLKQYDGTDPPKPIYVAIRGRIFDVTSGKSFYGPGGAYCVFSGKDASRALAKMSKEEHDVVPSLDGLTDKEIGVLNDWEKKFEAKYPIVGRVISA is encoded by the coding sequence ATGGAGTTCACTCCACAACAGCTCAAACAGTACGATGGAACCGATCCACCCAAGCCGATATACGTGGCGATCAGGGGCCGAATCTTTGACGTTACCTCCGGCAAATCCTTCTACGGACCTGGCGGGGCGTACTGCGTGTTCTCCGGCAAGGATGCCAGCCGCGCTCTCGCCAAGATGAGCAAGGAGGAGCACGACGTCGTTCCCTCGCTTGATGGACTGACCGATAAGGAGATCGGCGTCCTCAATGACTGGGAGAAGAAATTCGAGGCCAAGTACCCCATCGTCGGTCGAGTTATTAGTGCTTAA
- the LOC140832002 gene encoding thiamine-repressible mitochondrial transport protein THI74-like, which produces MGWEYRAGLGMIGTFVLIWVTSAEVTQKIFVEYRQPFALTYTWISLMAVFIPLSFCKDFICKLSYKKWLKNIYGDNSISNSLGVQDVPLRFNERWHDSEGPLQHYLMTATSLSETEAGQPLLLFKNEDDEFLLLEERLELSSWEVMKYSLYLTPLWFITEYFSNSALAYTSVASTTVLTSTSGLFTLFFAAVIGKDSVNVTKIAAVVISMAGVAMTTAGKTWATDEMLSTSEMRRHSITGGIFGLLSAVFYGLFTVLLKKSAGSKGDKVEVQKCFGYIGLFTFLGLWWLAFPFNALGIEPDFKFPSSVSMCELVLLNGLVGSVLSDYLWALAVVWTTPLVATLGMSLTIPIAMVADMLVHGRHYSAIYILGCVQVFTGFVIANLS; this is translated from the exons ATGGGCTGGGAGTACAGAGCTGGTTTGGGGATGATCGGGACTTTTGTGCTGATATGGGTTACTTCTGCGGAGGTCACTCAG AAAATTTTTGTGGAGTACAGACAACCATTTGCTCTCACATATACGTGGATATCTTTAATGGCGGTATTTATTCCCTTGTCATTTTGCAAAGATTTCATTTGCAAATTATCGTACAAGAAATGgcttaaaaatatatatggcGACAATAGTATCTCAAATTCATTGGGTGTACAAGATGTTCCTCTCCGATTCAATGAGAGATGGCATGATTCAGAGGGACCTTTGCAACACTACTTGATGACAGCTACGAGTTTAAGTGAAACAGAAGCTGGACAACCATTATTGTTGTTTAAGAACGAGGACGATGAATTCCTCTTGCTTGAAGAGAGACTCGAGCTTAGCTCATGGGAAGTAATGAAATACAGCCTTTATCTCACTCCTTTATGGTTTATAACGGAG TATTTTTCAAATTCTGCGCTGGCGTATACTAGTGTAGCGAGCACAACTGTCTTAACATCAACATCGGGGCTCTTCACACTTTTCTTTGCAGCAGTAATAGGAAAGGATTCTGTTAATGTGACAAAAATTGCTGCCGTTGTGATAAGTATGGCTGGCGTTGCAATGACTACTGCAGGGAAAACCTGGGCCACTGATGAAATGCTTAGCACATCTGA GATGAGACGGCATTCCATCACTGGGGGCATTTTTGGTCTGCTCTCTGCAGTATTCTATGGCTTATTTACAG TGCTGCTCAAGAAATCTGCTGGATCAAAAGGAGACAAGGTTGAGGTGCAGAAGTGCTTTGGATATATAGGATTGTTTACTTTTTTAGGCCTTTGGTGGCTGG CATTCCCATTTAATGCATTGGGAATAGAGCCGGATTTCAAGTTTCCAAGTTCAGTATCCATGTGTGAACTTGTTCTGCTTAATGGTCTCGTGGGAAGTGTTCTATCAGACTACCTATG GGCTCTCGCTGTAGTGTGGACAACCCCTCTAGTGGCAACTTTAGGAATGTCCTTGACCATACCAATAGCCATGGTAGCAGATATGTTAGTTCATGGCCGTCATTACTCTGCCATCTATATCTTGGGATGCGTTCAG GTATTTACTGGATTTGTAATTGCAAATCTGTCTTGA
- the LOC140832004 gene encoding uncharacterized protein isoform X2 — MSSGFYCKPVNLSPIKFGISPGNVGLMTKRKVGVGAGGIRASKLEPFGNPNFAERMERAWLISQQPRPVACSSCNSKGHVECKWCSGTGFFIIGDNMLCQVPSRNTTCVICSGK, encoded by the exons ATGTCGAGTGGTTTTTATTGCAAACCCGTTAATTTGAGCCCGATAAAATTTGGCATATCACCGGGGAACGTAGGATTGATGACAAAAAGGAAGGTCGGTGTTGGAGCCGGGGGAATAAGAGCTTCAAAGTTAGAACCTTTTGGGAATCCTAACTTTGCTGAACGTATGGAGCGTGCCTGGTTGATTTCTCag CAACCAAGACCGGTTGCATGTTCTTCTTGCAACTCTAAAGGACATGTTGAATGCAAATGGTGCAGTGGGACTGGTTTCTTCATTATAGGTGATAACATGCTGTGTCAAGTCCCTTCCAGAAATACTACATGTGTTATATGCTCTGGAAAG TGA
- the LOC140832004 gene encoding uncharacterized protein isoform X1 — translation MSSGFYCKPVNLSPIKFGISPGNVGLMTKRKVGVGAGGIRASKLEPFGNPNFAERMERAWLISQQPRPVACSSCNSKGHVECKWCSGTGFFIIGDNMLCQVPSRNTTCVICSGKGSACCSDCKGTGYRAKWLGEPPVSK, via the exons ATGTCGAGTGGTTTTTATTGCAAACCCGTTAATTTGAGCCCGATAAAATTTGGCATATCACCGGGGAACGTAGGATTGATGACAAAAAGGAAGGTCGGTGTTGGAGCCGGGGGAATAAGAGCTTCAAAGTTAGAACCTTTTGGGAATCCTAACTTTGCTGAACGTATGGAGCGTGCCTGGTTGATTTCTCag CAACCAAGACCGGTTGCATGTTCTTCTTGCAACTCTAAAGGACATGTTGAATGCAAATGGTGCAGTGGGACTGGTTTCTTCATTATAGGTGATAACATGCTGTGTCAAGTCCCTTCCAGAAATACTACATGTGTTATATGCTCTGGAAAG GGTTCTGCATGCTGTTCTGATTGTAAAGGAACTGGTTACCGTGCAAAATGGCTTGGAGAACCTCCTGTTTCAAAGTAG
- the LOC140832003 gene encoding LOW QUALITY PROTEIN: protein TIC 55, chloroplastic-like (The sequence of the model RefSeq protein was modified relative to this genomic sequence to represent the inferred CDS: deleted 1 base in 1 codon) gives MAVLQLRPFLSDTPLLKITTFSHLGPVHNRLTKRKAILFAHPSQSHPSYQHEKIKRSGQKLNAVAREVGVELQDGGDQSVSFGASNQEEVIEQRDVVSYDWTEEWYPLYLSKNVPDDAPLGLTVYDKQVVLYRDGTGELRCYEDRCPHRLAKLSEGQLFDGRLECLYHGWQFDGNGICVKIPQLSSGAKIPRSACLKSYEIKESQGVVWIWMSHNTPPNFQKIPWFENFDRPGFRDISSIHELPYDHSILLENLMDPAHVPISHDRTDFTAKREDATSLFFEVTERTDRGFAGWWGKEKDRSTPNYIPNFLRFEAPCVLQNNREIIDKNGEKHYFSGLFLCRPSGQGKSMLIVRFGNTRKPSMLLRLFPRWYFHQNACKVFEQDMGFLSSQNEILMKEKVPTKELYINLRSSDTWVAEYRKWMDKVGHGMPYYFGHSTISLPEYPAVIEHAPAGLVANLSASQPAKGGIGTMHAPNPANRYFRHVIHCKECMNTIKAFRTWKNIFSTAALISTAFAILISGRQWKAVLLFSTSLCLVGIHLSSTGITMFTTNFIRTHRRF, from the exons ATGGCCGTGTTACAGTTGCGACCCTTTTTATCGGATACGCCGCTCCTCAAGATCACAACTTTCTCACATCTTGGCCCAGTTCACAACAGACTTACCAAACGCAAAGCCATTCTATTTGCCCATCCATCCCAAAGCCACCCTTCCTATCAACATGAAAAGATCAAGAGAAGTGGGCAGAAGTTGAACGCAGTCGCAAGAGAAGTTGGTGTCGAATTGCAGGATGGTGGTGACCAAAGTGTAAGTTTCGGAGCATCGAATCAAGAAGAAGTTATTGAACAGAGAGATGTGGTTAGCTATGATTGGACTGAAGAATGGTACCCGCTTTATCTTTCCAAGAATGTGCCAGATGATGCTCCTTTAGGCCTAACTGTATATGACAAGCAAGTTGTGTTGTACAGAGACGGTACTGGAGAGCTTAGGTGTTATGAAGATCGATGCCCACACAG GCTAGCGAAACTCTCGGAAGGTCAGTTGTTTGACGGGCGACTGGAATGTTTGTATCATGGCTGGCAATTTGATGGGAATGGCATATGTGTGAAAATACCACAG CTATCCTCAGGTGCAAAAATTCCACGATCTGCTTGTTTGAAATCATATGAAATCAAAGAGTCCCAAGGTGTTGTATGGATTTGGATGTCTCACAACACACCACCAAATTTCCAGAAAATACCTTGGTTCGAGAACTTTGACAGGCCTGGATTTCGAGACATTTCATCAATCCACGAGCTTCCATATGATCATTCCATCCTCTTGGAAAACCTCATGGATCCCGCCCATGTGCCTATTTCACACGATAGAACAGATTTTACGGCCAAACGGGAAGATGCAACCTCGCTGTTTTTTGAGGTCACCGAGAGGACAGACCGAGGCTTTGCAGGCTGGTGGGGAAAAGAAAAAGACCGGTCAACACCAAACTACATACCAAACTTCTTACGTTTTGAGGCCCCTTGCGTTCTTCAGAACAACCGGGAGATCATCGACAAGAACGGTGAGAAACACTACTTTTCAGGACTGTTCCTTTGTCGGCCCTCTGGACAAGGAAAATCAATGCTCATAGTCAGATTCGGGAACACGAGAAAACCATCAATGCTCTTAAGACTATTTCCACGGTGGTATTTCCATCAGAATGCTTGTAAAGTTTTCGAGCAAGATATGGGATTCCTTTCGTCCCAAAACGAGATTCTTATGAAAGAAAAAGTTCCCACTAAAGAACTGTATATAAACTTGAGATCATCGGACACATGGGTAGCCGAATATCGaaaatggatggacaaagtcGGGCACGGAATGCCTTATTATTTTGGACACAGCACAATATCTCTACCCGAATACCCTGCCGTAATTGAGCATGCACCTGCT GGCTTGGTCGCAAATCTCTCAGCATCTCAACCGGCAAAAGGAGGGATCGGAACTATGCATGCACCAAATCCTGCCAACAGATATTTCCGGCATGTTATTCATTGCAAAGAATGCATGAATACTATCAAAGCATTTCGAACGTGGAAAAACATTTTCTCTACAGCTGCTCTTATATCAACTGCATTTGCGATTCTTATATCTGGAAGGCAATGGAAGGCCGTGCTATTGTTTTCTACTTCTCTGTGCTTGGTCGGAATTCATCTTTCTTCGACTGGAATTACGATGTTCACGACAAACTTCATAAGGACGCACAGAAGGTTTTGA